DNA sequence from the Hoylesella buccalis ATCC 35310 genome:
TTTTAAAAGTCACACAGCATCAGGATAAGTTGTCTGTATAATCGGAATGAACTCATGAATTTACTATTAATTCATGAGTTCATTTTAAATATTCTTCCTTTTCACTATTTTTTTTCGTATATTTGCATAGTAGCCTAAAGCGTGAAATGTAGGTAGCTGTTGTCGCTACTCATGTTTTAGGCACCTAAAACAGAGGAATATGAAGCGGAAAAAATTGTTTATCGTGTCGAATCGTTTGCCCGTGAAGGCAAAGGAAACCAGTGTAGGTCATTTTGAATTTGAACGTAGTGAAGGCGGCTTGGCAACGGGCTTGAACTCATTGCAAACATCCTATGAACAGCATTGGATAGGATGGCCGGGTGTTTGTTTGAAAAGGAAGGCTGATGAAAAGAAAATCAAGGAGGAGTTGGAGAAATTCAATTATCACCCGGTGTTCTTGAGTGCAACCCAATACAATAATTATTATGAGGGCTACAGTAACAGTACCATCTGGCCGCTGTGCCACTATTTTTATGAGTTCTCCAAGTACCGTAGAGGCTTTTGGCAGGCTTATCAGGACGTAAACAGGTTGTTCTGCAAGGAGGTGCTCAAACATATTGATGACGATAGCATGATATGGGTGCAGGATTACCAGCTGATGTTGTTGCCTGGGATGTTGCGTGATGGGAAGGCATCGTTGAAGATAGGCTATTTTCATCATATTCCGTTCCCCTCGTACGAGTTGTTCAGGGTGCTGCCCGAGCGTCGTAACTTGTTGAGAGGACTGCTGGGTGCCGACTTCATTGCTTTCCATACCCACGACTACATGCGACATTTCATCAGTGCCGTGGAGCGTACCTTGCATCTTGAGTTCAAGTTGAACGAGGTCATGGTAGACGGTCGTGCTGTGCATGTGGATGCCTTGCCAATGGGCATCAACTACGAGTTGTATCATGATGCTCCAAAGAAGCGACCCGTGAAGGATGCCATAAAACGTATGAAGAACCAGTTTGGTAAACATAAAATCATCTTGTCTGTAGACCGATTGGATTACAGTAAGGGCATCTTGCATCGACTGGTGGGCTTTGAAACGTTCTTGGAAAAGCATCCGGAGTATCAAAATAAGGTGACGCTGGCCATGATTATCGTGCCTTCGCGCGACAAAGTGAGCAGTTATGCTGAGATGAAACGGCGCATCGATGAGCGCATTGGTGCTATCAATGGCAAATATGCAGGTATCGGTTGGACACCCGTATGTTATTACTATCACCCTTTTCCTTTCGAAGATTTGGTGGCGATGTACAAGCTGGCTGATGTCGCTTTGGTCACTCCGCTGCGTGATGGTATGAATTTGGTGGCTAAGGAGTATGTCGCGACGAAAGACAATGACCTTGGTGTATTGATATTGAGCGAGATGGCCGGTGCGTCTTCTGAGCTTTCGGATGCCATCCAAATCAACCCAAATGATACCGACCAGATTAGCATGGCCATCTGCGAGGCGCTGGAAATGCCTGAAGAGGAGCAGAAAGAACGATTGCAGAACATGCAAGACATTGTTGGTAAGCAGAGCGTTAAGAAATGGGCAGGCGACTTTGTAGATGCGTGGAAAGAAGTTATTGAGCGCAATGAAACGCTCATGAAGAAATATATCTCTAAGAGAGTATTCTCGGACATCAAGCAAAAGTACAATGCCAGCAAACATAGACTCATCATGTTGGACTATGACGGTACATTGGCTGCTTTCCGTAGAGATCCTGAAAAAGCATCTCCCACTACCGAGGTGAAGAACATGTTGCGGAAGCTGTGTGATGATGAACGCAATACGGTGGTCATCAACAGTGGTCGCGATCACCGTACACTTGATAAGTGGTTGGGCGACCTGCCGCTGTCGTTTGCGGCCGAGCATGGTGCATTCTATAAGGAAAACGGCGTGTGGCACGAGAATGTGGAGCCACAGGCGTGGGACGAACGGCTCATGAGCATCCTTCGAGAATTTGAGGACAAAACACCTAACTCGCGTTTGGAGGTCAAAGCTACGGCCGTGGCATGGCATTATCGTAAGGTGGACAACTGGATTGGGATGTTCAGAGCACAACAGTTGATGCATGCCTTGATACCTATATGCTCTCAAAATAACCTCCAGATTATGCGAGGCAACAAGATTGTGGAAGTAAAGCCTGCCGAATATTCAAAAGGCTCGGAAGTACAACGTATCTTGAATCAACGTTCTTATGATTTTATCTTAGCCATTGGCGATGACGTGACCGATGAGGACATGTTCAGGGCTTTGCCAGAAGAAGCGGTAACCATCAAGGTGGGTTATGCTTGTGATGATGCCCGTTATAACCTGTTGGAACAGAAAGATGTGCTGCCTTTCTTGAATAATCTACTGTCGTGAACATGAGGCTTGTGCTGAACAAGGCTTTGATTAACTCATCTATAAAAAGCAGTCAATGCTTGGTTTAAAACTAATTTGACAGTCGAAACATTATCTAAAACAAACTGACAACCAATCAAAATATGAAATTAAACTACGGCGTGATAGGCAACAGTTGTACGGCGGCATTGGTCTCTGACCGTGCCTCGATAGACTGGCTTTGTATGCCTAATTTTGACTCTCCTTCGGTCTTTGCATCTTTGTTGGATCAAGAAAAGGGAGGGTCGTTTGGCTTCGAAGTAGGAGAAGAGTACGAAGTGACACAGGCCTATATACCGCATACCAATATATTGTCAACGACATTCACCTCGGAAGAAGGTGCTTTCGCTGTCGTTGATTTCATGCCTTGTTACCGAAAGGATCATAGTGATGAAAACTACAACCCGGCTGAGGTGTACCGGTATATCCGGCTGCTCAGCGGGCATCCAAGGTTTGCAGTCAACTATCAGCCCCGTCCTGATTATGCCCGAGGTAAGACCATCTATAACATGACGGAGCAATATATAGAATCGATGTCGTCATCTAACAGCAAAGACCGACAGTATCTGTATTCTTCCCTCCCGTTGCAGGATGTCTTGGATGGAGTTGTTTTCGAACTTGAGAAAGATGAATTCTTCTTGTTGGCATCCAATGAGAAGGTGGTTAAGATAGATCTTGAACGGGAGAAGATGGATTATTGTCGGACGTTGGTCTATTGGTTGAACTGGTCGAACATGACAAAGAAGTTCACCCACTATAACGATGTCATCGAGCGAAGTTTCCTAACCTTAAAACTGTTGTCCTTTTACAATGGTGCTGTGTTGGCCGCTTTGACCACCAGCCTGCCCGAAACGCCTGGAGAAGTGCGCAATTGGGATTACCGCTTTTGTTGGCTGAGGGACGCATCGATGACCATTGAGACGCACATCAACTTGGGACATACCCGTTCTGCAAAGCGATTCATGCGATTCGTGGAGTCTACATTCGTGGGCAATCATAACGGTTTCCAAATCATGTATGGCATCAGAGGAGAGCGCGACTTGGTGGAAGAACAGCTGGACCACTTCTCAGGCTTTCTCAATTCAAAGCCCGTTCGAATCGGTAACGCGGCCTATCATCAGAAGCAAAACGACTCATTTGGCTACCTCATGAATCTGATTTACCAGTATTTCAGTCTGATTCCCGGTTCATTAGACGATGTGGAGAATCTCTGGGATATGGTGAAAAACATCATGCGAACCGTCATAGACGACTGGCGTAAACCCGATAAGGGTATCTGGGAGATTCGTGGTGAGGCTCAGCACTTTGTTTCATCAAAGGTGATGTGCTGGGTGGCATTGGATCGTGGGGTGCGAATTGCCTCGCTCTTGGAGAAGTACGACTACGCAAAACGCTGGCGTGAAGAGGCCGATAAGGTGAAAGAAGACGTGTGGGCGAACGGCTGGAATGAGCAGTTGCAGAGCTTTACGCAAGCCTATGGCAGCACCTCGCTCGACTCTTCATTGTTGCTCATGGAGCATTATGGCTTTATTGATGCCGACGACATCTATTTTCATAAAACGGTGAAAGCCATCAAGAAGGCACTTTTCCACAACGGTTTGATGTACCGATACAACGTGGAAGACGATTTCGGACAGCCCAAGTCGGCCTTTACCATCTGCACGTTTTGGTTGATTCGGGCTTTGTTCGTCACGGGTGAGAAGGAGGAAGCCCGCAGCTTGTTCGACGAGTTGCTCACTTATTCGAACCATCTGGGGCTGTTCAGCGAGGATCTTGATTTTGAAACCAAAGAGCAACTTGGTAATTTTCCGCAGGCTTACTCACACTTAGCGCTGATTAACACCGCACTGCTTTTTACCGAAGAAGTGAAAAGCATGCATCTATAGTATAAACTTTAAAAACGAAAAACGAGATGAAACGAATGACAATGTACGCCGTGGGTATGGCTCTGATGGGCCTCTCACTGGTTTCATGTAGCACCAGTTCTGGAGAAAAGCAAAATACAGTTGCCGTCATGGGGACGGGAACCGTAAAGGCGCAGCCCGACATGGCGCAGATTAACGTCAGCTTCGCCCATACGGCGGCAACCACCCAGGAAGCAAAGAAGCTGGCCGATCAGACGCTGAAAGCAATAACCAAAATCTTGCAGGAGGAGAAAATTGACATTAAAAACCTGAAGACAACCGCCCTCAGTTATCAAGCTGACTATGAGTACAGAAACGGTCGGCG
Encoded proteins:
- a CDS encoding glycoside hydrolase family 15 protein — translated: MKLNYGVIGNSCTAALVSDRASIDWLCMPNFDSPSVFASLLDQEKGGSFGFEVGEEYEVTQAYIPHTNILSTTFTSEEGAFAVVDFMPCYRKDHSDENYNPAEVYRYIRLLSGHPRFAVNYQPRPDYARGKTIYNMTEQYIESMSSSNSKDRQYLYSSLPLQDVLDGVVFELEKDEFFLLASNEKVVKIDLEREKMDYCRTLVYWLNWSNMTKKFTHYNDVIERSFLTLKLLSFYNGAVLAALTTSLPETPGEVRNWDYRFCWLRDASMTIETHINLGHTRSAKRFMRFVESTFVGNHNGFQIMYGIRGERDLVEEQLDHFSGFLNSKPVRIGNAAYHQKQNDSFGYLMNLIYQYFSLIPGSLDDVENLWDMVKNIMRTVIDDWRKPDKGIWEIRGEAQHFVSSKVMCWVALDRGVRIASLLEKYDYAKRWREEADKVKEDVWANGWNEQLQSFTQAYGSTSLDSSLLLMEHYGFIDADDIYFHKTVKAIKKALFHNGLMYRYNVEDDFGQPKSAFTICTFWLIRALFVTGEKEEARSLFDELLTYSNHLGLFSEDLDFETKEQLGNFPQAYSHLALINTALLFTEEVKSMHL
- a CDS encoding bifunctional alpha,alpha-trehalose-phosphate synthase (UDP-forming)/trehalose-phosphatase, giving the protein MKRKKLFIVSNRLPVKAKETSVGHFEFERSEGGLATGLNSLQTSYEQHWIGWPGVCLKRKADEKKIKEELEKFNYHPVFLSATQYNNYYEGYSNSTIWPLCHYFYEFSKYRRGFWQAYQDVNRLFCKEVLKHIDDDSMIWVQDYQLMLLPGMLRDGKASLKIGYFHHIPFPSYELFRVLPERRNLLRGLLGADFIAFHTHDYMRHFISAVERTLHLEFKLNEVMVDGRAVHVDALPMGINYELYHDAPKKRPVKDAIKRMKNQFGKHKIILSVDRLDYSKGILHRLVGFETFLEKHPEYQNKVTLAMIIVPSRDKVSSYAEMKRRIDERIGAINGKYAGIGWTPVCYYYHPFPFEDLVAMYKLADVALVTPLRDGMNLVAKEYVATKDNDLGVLILSEMAGASSELSDAIQINPNDTDQISMAICEALEMPEEEQKERLQNMQDIVGKQSVKKWAGDFVDAWKEVIERNETLMKKYISKRVFSDIKQKYNASKHRLIMLDYDGTLAAFRRDPEKASPTTEVKNMLRKLCDDERNTVVINSGRDHRTLDKWLGDLPLSFAAEHGAFYKENGVWHENVEPQAWDERLMSILREFEDKTPNSRLEVKATAVAWHYRKVDNWIGMFRAQQLMHALIPICSQNNLQIMRGNKIVEVKPAEYSKGSEVQRILNQRSYDFILAIGDDVTDEDMFRALPEEAVTIKVGYACDDARYNLLEQKDVLPFLNNLLS